In Candidatus Poribacteria bacterium, the following are encoded in one genomic region:
- a CDS encoding D-sedoheptulose 7-phosphate isomerase, whose amino-acid sequence MKREIEEQIRESIEVKRRIVEGMVDQIAEAADMLVHSLRAGGKVILFGNGGSAADAQHIAAELVGRFKMERRALAAIALNTNSSVITAIGNDYDFTLSFSRQVEALVKEGDVAVGISTSGNSSNVIYALKRASELGAKTIALTGKTGGMLASVADLAIIVPSDDTPRIQEAHITIGHVLCDLVEKMLFGGE is encoded by the coding sequence ATTAAAAGGGAGATAGAGGAACAGATCAGGGAAAGCATAGAGGTCAAGCGAAGGATCGTTGAGGGGATGGTGGATCAGATCGCCGAAGCCGCCGATATGCTCGTCCACTCCCTTCGTGCAGGGGGCAAGGTGATACTTTTCGGCAACGGAGGCAGCGCGGCCGACGCCCAACACATTGCCGCCGAGCTGGTGGGCAGGTTCAAGATGGAAAGGAGGGCTCTTGCCGCCATCGCTCTCAACACCAACTCGTCGGTTATAACGGCCATCGGCAACGACTACGACTTCACCCTGAGCTTCTCCAGACAGGTGGAGGCTCTGGTGAAGGAGGGCGATGTTGCCGTGGGAATAAGCACCAGTGGCAACTCATCGAACGTGATCTACGCGCTGAAACGGGCCTCAGAGCTGGGTGCCAAGACTATAGCTCTGACGGGGAAAACCGGCGGGATGCTTGCCTCGGTCGCGGATCTGGCGATCATCGTTCCCTCCGATGACACACCTCGTATACAGGAGGCTCATATCACCATCGGCCATGTGTTGTGCGATCTGGTCGAGAAAATGCTGTTCGGCGGGGAATAA
- the gatB gene encoding Asp-tRNA(Asn)/Glu-tRNA(Gln) amidotransferase subunit GatB has translation MPGKYETVIGLEIHAELSTESKLFCNCKTQFGAEPNTQICPICTGMPGVLPVLNKKALEYAIKTALAMNCKIAKFSKFDRKNYFYPDLPKGYQISQYDLPISYGGYVDFEFNGEMRRVRIRRIHLEEDAGKLVHEGVGDGRMSYVDFNRASVPLIEIVTEPDLRSPAEAVAFFKAVKEILEYLEVSDCNMEEGSYRCDANISVRPLGSQELGTRTEVKNQNSFKAVQVALEYEEKRQIKVLERGDKVVQETRLVDVERGITMPMRQKEEAHDYRYFPEPDLVPIAVDEDWIEEIRRSIPELPAQRRRRFVEEYGIPRYDAEVLTTTRYIADYFEETAKLSGDPKAASNWIMSDLMSLLNRENIPITRCKVTPKHLSDMIGMIAKGTISTRIAKEVLEEMFKTGKSPKKIVEEKGLVQISDEKLISEICDRVIAENPGPAQDFRNGKQKAIGFLIGQVMKLTKGKANPRLVNEILRKKLSE, from the coding sequence ATGCCGGGCAAATATGAGACTGTCATAGGGCTGGAGATCCACGCCGAGCTTTCGACCGAAAGCAAGCTTTTCTGTAACTGCAAAACACAGTTCGGCGCCGAGCCGAACACACAGATATGCCCCATATGCACGGGCATGCCGGGGGTGCTGCCCGTCCTGAACAAAAAGGCTCTGGAGTATGCCATAAAGACGGCCCTGGCGATGAACTGTAAGATCGCCAAATTCAGCAAGTTCGACCGTAAGAACTACTTCTACCCGGACCTGCCCAAGGGGTATCAGATCTCACAGTATGATCTGCCGATCTCATACGGAGGATACGTGGACTTCGAGTTCAACGGCGAGATGCGCAGGGTGAGGATAAGGAGGATACACCTGGAGGAGGACGCCGGAAAACTCGTTCACGAAGGGGTGGGCGATGGAAGAATGAGCTACGTGGACTTCAACAGGGCCTCCGTGCCCCTCATCGAGATCGTCACCGAGCCGGACCTCCGTTCGCCCGCCGAGGCGGTGGCATTCTTCAAGGCCGTCAAGGAGATACTGGAGTACCTGGAGGTCAGCGATTGTAACATGGAGGAGGGAAGTTATCGGTGTGACGCCAACATCTCCGTCAGACCCCTCGGGAGCCAGGAACTGGGGACGAGAACTGAGGTCAAAAACCAGAATTCCTTCAAGGCCGTCCAGGTCGCCCTAGAATATGAGGAGAAAAGGCAGATTAAAGTCCTGGAGAGGGGTGATAAGGTCGTCCAGGAGACCAGACTCGTCGATGTCGAAAGAGGGATCACCATGCCGATGAGACAGAAGGAGGAGGCCCACGACTACAGATACTTCCCCGAGCCGGACCTCGTGCCGATAGCGGTCGATGAGGATTGGATAGAGGAGATTCGCAGGAGCATCCCCGAACTGCCCGCCCAGAGAAGGAGGAGATTTGTGGAGGAGTACGGTATCCCACGCTACGACGCCGAGGTGCTGACCACCACCAGATATATAGCCGATTACTTCGAGGAGACGGCCAAGCTTTCAGGCGATCCGAAGGCGGCCAGCAATTGGATCATGTCGGATCTCATGAGCCTGCTCAACAGGGAGAACATCCCCATCACCCGATGTAAGGTCACCCCCAAGCATCTGAGCGACATGATAGGGATGATCGCCAAGGGCACGATAAGCACCAGGATAGCCAAGGAGGTGCTGGAGGAGATGTTCAAGACGGGAAAATCCCCTAAGAAGATCGTCGAGGAGAAGGGACTGGTGCAGATATCGGATGAGAAGTTGATCTCGGAGATCTGCGACAGAGTTATAGCTGAAAACCCGGGCCCCGCCCAGGATTTCAGAAACGGCAAGCAGAAGGCGATCGGGTTCCTCATCGGACAGGTTATGAAGCTCACAAAGGGGAAGGCCAATCCGAGGCTCGTGAACGAGATCCTGCGTAAGAAGCTATCGGAATAG